From the Methanocaldococcus fervens AG86 genome, the window AAAAGAGATTGCTGAAAAGACTGGTGTTGATATTTCAGGGCCAATACCATTGCCAACAAAGGTCTTAAAAGTTGTTACAAGAAAAAGTCCAGATGGAGAAGGTTCATCAACATTTGATAGATGGACAATGAAGATTCATAAGAGATTAATTGACATAGATGCAGATGAAAGAGCTTTAAGACACATCATGAAAATAAGAATCCCAGATAACGTTCAAATAGAGATACAGTTTAAATAAGAGCTCTATTTTATAGGATAAACTTTCATAGGCAAAAGCGTTGCAATCTGAACAGTGAGGATTGCAACGAATCTTTTCTTTTTTATTGTTTATTCAATATTTCTCAATTTTTTGAATAACCTAACTCTTTCAATAATTTTTTTCTTTATTTCTTCAATCCCTTTACCTTCTTTCAATATTGCAGGAACAATAAACTTCCACTGATGCCATGGTGGCTGGCATTTTAGATATTCACAGATTCCATCTAAAACCTCATCCCATTCTTCTTTCTTTATTTTGTCCATCTTATTAGCCACAAGAATTGGGCTTATTTTTAGATCAGTTATAAAGTCAAACATCTCTAAATCAATTGGAATCTCTCCTCTCTCTTCCCATCTTTCAACTATTTCAAAAAATGCCTTTGCATCTATAATTTGAACTGCTGCAGCTATCTCATCTGCATGATTTTCTATATAATGGACAATCTCATCCTTAATCTTTTCCTGTATTTTTTTTGGCAATCCGGCCATATAACCAAAACCTGGCATATCTACCAAAATATACTCTCCCATATCATATTCATTAATCTTTAAAGTAACACCAGGCTTTTTTCCAACTTTAACATCTTTTCTACCAGTTATCAATCTAACAAAAGTAGATTTACCAACATTACTCCTTCCAACCACTACAACTTTTGGTTTTATCTTTTTTTCTTCATACTTTTCCTTTAAATTTTTGTATTTCTCAAAAAAGTCCATGTTATCACACAACTATTTAATTTTTAAAATAGTAAAAAAGATGGGATGTTTGTTATTTTTATTTTTAATATCTGTCCTGTGGAGTTCTGACTTCCTCAATAATCTTCTTACCAGCAACAACCTCATCTATACTGTGAATGGTCCCTCCCAAACTTTCAATAATTTCCTGAATTTCATCAAAATCTAAGTTATTCCCTTCAATAGTTACCTTAACATTCTCAGTTTCTTTATCAATCTCATAAACGGTAATATTAACCCCATCGATATTTGGTAATGATGTTAATTTTAACGCCATATCTGTTATTTTTGGTTCATGTGGCTTTAATATATCTAAAACAATTCTCCTAATGCCATTCAATTTTATCCCTCTAAGATTTTAATTTTTTAGTTCATGTTACCTATTATCAATATTGGATTATTTAAGATTATTGTTGATATATTTTTATTTATGGATTTATAAAATATTAAAAATCAAATGATAAGATATTAATAACACCTAAGATAAATTAGTAATGTTATTAGCTATTAAGACCTTAATGGAGGGAAACGATGGAGATAAATGGAGTATATATTGAGGACACATTTGCAGAAGCATTTCCAATATATGTATCAAGAGTTTTAATAACAGCTGCTACAAAGAAGTGGGCTAAGATTGCAGCTACAGAGGCAACCGGTTTTGGATGCTCTGTCATAATGTGTCCAGCAGAGGCGGGAATTGAGAAGTATGTCCCACCATCAGAAACCCCAGATGGAAGACCAGGATTTATAATTCAAATTTGCCACCCTAAAAAGTCAGAATTAGAGCATCAAATGTTAGAGAGATTAGGACAGTGTGTCTTAACATGCCCAACAACAGCTATTTTTGACGCTATGGGAGATAAAGCTGAAGAGCAACTAAAAGTTGGATTTAAGTTGAAGTTTTTCGGAGACGGATATGAGAAGAAAGATGAGATGTACGGAAGAAAAGTTTATAGAATTCCAATCATGGGAGGAGAATTTATAACTGAAGCTAAATTTGGAATTAAAAAAGGAGTTGCTGGAGGAAACTTCTTCATAATGGCAGATACAAATGCTTCTGCTTTAATTGCTGCTGAAGCAGCAGTTAATGCCATTGCAAGTGTTGAAGGTGTTATAACTCCATTCCCAGGAGGAGTTGTTGCTTCAGGTAGTAAAGTTGGAGCAAGCAATCCAAAATACAAGTTCATGGTTGCTACAACAAACCACAAGATGTGTCCAACATTGAAAGGAGTCGTTGAAGATTCAGAAGTTCCTGAAGATGTAAATGGAGTTTACGAGATAGTTATTGATGGAGTTGATGAAGAGGCTGTTAAAGAGGCAATGAAACAAGGTATTTTAGCAGCTACAAAAGTTCCAGGAGTTAAGAAAATCACTGCTGGAAACTACGGAGGTAAATTAGGTAAATACCAATTCAATTTAAGAGAATTGTTTGAATAAATCTTAAATTGTTTTAATTTACTTTTTTAGTAAATATTACAAATAAAATTTAAATAGTTGATAATTTAAAATTATATTAAAATAATTTAAATAAAACCAATAGGAGGTTTTTGGTTTGAAACCAAAATATGCATTAAGAAAGGATATGATTGGAGAATTTACACTAAATAAATCTTTTAACACCTATAGAGGGAGAGTTTTAAAAGCTGATTTTAATGGCCCTATTGAAGGTATAGTGATGAAAAACAAGAAAGAGCATATATATTTCTACCCTCTTTTAGCTCTGCATATGGTTAAACCTATAAACTGCATCCCTATAAACGTTATTCCAAAAACTTCCCTCCCAACAAACCCAAAGAATGTACATATTAAGGAAGCTCTGTCAAGGATTGTAGGCAGAACTTTGAAAGTTTATTATGAAACGCCAAAAACATCTTATTTGGGTAGATTGTTGGGTTTTACAAGAGGAGTTTTTTCATGGACTTTGGTTTTAGAGATACATGGAGAGGTTGTTTTATTATTCAATCCTGATTATATTGTTTATTATGGGACAAAGTGGAAGTTTTTGAAGAATAATCCACCATACAAACCGCCAAAATTGATGAATATTACAAAGACAGCCAACTACTTAAAAAGATGTTTGTTGGAGGATGTAATTATAGAGCCAGAGTATCCGAGAATAAACATTGAAAATAAAGTTTATGTTTACCCTTACGGAGTTGTATCTAAGGATGATTATTTAGGAAAGACTGTGGAAGAGATATTAAAAGAAAAAGAGTTCTTAATTTAAAGATTATCAAAAAATAATAGATAAAATCTATTTTTATACGTTAATGGTTTTAAAAATTTTAAAATTTTCTTTTTTGTTAGTATCTTCCTGATTTAATTAAAAATAGTTTGTAATATTCTGTTTTTTTACATAAAAGCTTAAAAAATTTTGATTTATTTTAGCACCGAAGAGTTTATATATGAGTAATCATTATTTACACTAAAAAATCTTATAGCAATTATATATAATCGCCTATAAATTGAGAAAAATTTAAATTTTTGGAGGTGCGTTGAATGAACGCTGAGATAAACCCTCTAAATGCTTATTTTAAGTTACCAAACACAGTTTCTTTGGTAGCTGGAAGTAGTGAAGGTGAAACACCGTTGAATGCGTTTGATGGAGCTTTATTGAATGCAGGTATAGGTAATGTTAATTTAATTAGGATAAGTAGTATAATGCCTCCAGGAGCTGAAATTGTTCCTTTACCAAAATTGCCAATGGGTGCTTTAGTTCCAACAGCTTACGGTTATATGATTAGCGACGTTCCAGGAGAAACAATAGCAGCTGCAATAAGTGTTGCTATTCCAAAAGATAAAAGCCTATGCGGATTAATTATGGAGTATGAAGGAAAATGCTCAAAAAAAGAGGCAGAGAAAACAGTTAGAGAAATGGCAAAGATGGGTTTTGAAATGAGAGGTTGGGAATTGGATAGGATTGAATCAATTGCTGTTGAGCATACAGTAGAAAAATTAGGATGTGCATTTGCTGCAGCTGCATTGTGGTATAAATAAACAACAAAAAATAAGAATAAAAATTTAAAAATAACACCAAACAGTTAAATATGATTAGGATAAATAATTATTAGAGGAAAATAATTTAAAGATAATCTGAGATTTTTGGTTTTTTCAAAAATTTATTTTATATTTTTACCTTTGGAGGTGAAAACATGTTAAAATACTTAGGAAAACACTTAATATTGGAGTTATGGGGGTGTGATCCAAAGGCTTTAGATGATGTAGAAGGTATAGAGAAGATGTTGGTAGATAGTGTAGAGGCTTGCGGAGCTACGTTAATCTGTGTAAGAACACATAAATTTTCACCTCAAGGAGCTACAGGAGTTGCTGTTTTGGCAGAAAGCCACATATCAATTCACACCTGGCCTGAACTTGGATATGCTGCTATGGATATTTTCACCTGTGGAACTCACGTTGAACCAGCAAAAGCACTACCAATTATTAGGGACTTTTTAAAACCAAAACACGTTGAGATTTTGGATTTGAAGAGGGGTATAAGGCTAAATGAAGGTGATGAAGAGTGAATCAAAATAACAATTTTAAATGCCACATATGGTTTACCGAATATCACAACAACAATGTAGCTTTATCAGTTAGAGTTAAGGATATTTTATATATGGACAAATCAGAATTTCAGGAGATAGAAATTATTGATACATACGATTTTGGAAAGGTTTTAATTTTAGATAACACTTTTCAAACAACAGAGAGAGATGAATTTATATATCATGAGTTAATCTCCCACGTTCCTCTTTTCACCCACCCAAATCCAAAAGAGGTTTTAGTTATTGGAGGAGGAGATGGAGGAACTGTTAGGGAGGTAGTTAAGCACAAATCAGTTGAAACAGTAGATTTCGTTGAATTGGATGGAAAGGTTATTGAGGCTTGTAAAAAGTATATGCCAAAATTGAGCTGTGAAATAGACAATGAGAAGGTAAATTTGATAATAACAGATGGAATTAGGTATGTTGCTGAAACAGACAAGAAGTATGATGTAATTATTGTTGACTGTCCAGACCCCGTGGGACCTGCTAAAGGATTATTTGAAAAAGAATTTTACAAAAATGTGTTTAAATGCTTAAAAGATGACGGAATTATGGTTCAACAATCAGAGAGTCCATTGTATAATTTAGATTTGATACAAAATATTTGTAGATATTTAAAAGATGCTGGATTCAAAATTATCATGCCATACACATATCCAATGCCAACATATCCAAGCGGATTTTGGAGCTTCACATTGGCATCTAAAAAATACAACCCATTAGAAACTGATGAAGAAAGGATAAAAGAGGCTTTAAAAGATATGGAAACAAAATACTACGATGAAGAAGTCCATAAAGGAGTGTTTTTAGCTTCACCTAAATTTTTAAAAGAAGCTGTTAAAAAAGCTCTTGAATAAATTTTTATTTTTTATCTCTAAAATAATTTTAAATAAGGGCTCTTTTTTATATTTGTTTATTATTAAATTTAAATTTGGTGAAAAAATGGACTTAGAAGGATATGTTAGAAGATGTCTAAGAAAAAAAATTCCTGAAAATAAAATTATAGAGGATGGATTTAAAAGAATTTTAGAGATTAAAGAAGATGTTGATGAAGAGTTTGCAAGAAAGTTTATAAAGGCCATATTGGAGGAGGTAAAGACAACTGAAAAATTTAAAGAAATAGAGGATGAAAATTTAAAAAATATATTAAAATATCCTGAATCTGAAGTTACAATGGGTAAAATGGGAGTTGGTAGTAGAGGAGAAGGCGATTTCTTTGTGCATAGGGAGATAGCAAGGATTGTTAAAAGCACTAAAGTTAAAGCCTATGTCTCAGCTGAAGAGCAGGACGATGCAGGAATTGTTAGAGCAGATGCAAAATACATAGTTGCAGCAATAGATGGAACACATTCAAGATTAAGTGATTTCCCATTTTTAGGGGGGTTTCACGTAGCAAGAGCTGCTTTAAGAGACATTTATGTTATGGGAGCTGAGGCAGTAGCTTTAATTAGCGATGTGCATTTAGCTGATGATGGAGATGTTGGAAAGATATTTGACTTCACAGCTGGAATATGCGCTGTTTCTGAGGCAGTTAATGTTCCTTTAATAGGAGGAAGTACTTTAAGAGTTGGAGGGGACATGGTAATTGGAGATAGATTGGTTAGTGCTGTTGGAGCTATTGGGGTTATTAAAGAAGGAGAACCAACTGCGAGGAGAAATGCTGAGGTTGGGGATGTTATTTTAATGACTGAAGGTAGTGGGGGAGGAACTATAACAACAACCGCCCTATACTATGGATGGTTTGATGTGATCTATGAAACCTTAAATGTAGATTTTATAAAAGCATGCCAAAATTTAATTAAAAGTGGTTTGGTTAAAAATATTCACGCTATGACTGATGTTACAAATGGTGGTTTAAGGGGAGATGCTTATGAAATTTCAAAAACAGCCAAAGTTTCATTAGTATTTGATAAAGAGAAGGTCTATAAAACAATCAATCCAAAGGTTTTGGAGATGCTTGAAGCATTAAATATAGATCCTCTCGGAGTTTCCACTGATTCTTTAATGATAATCTGCCCTGAAGAGTATGCTGAAGATATAAAAAAGGCTACTGGAGCTATGGAAGTTGGATACGTTGAAGAAGGAAAAGAAAGCTACTTAGTTGATGGAGATAAAAGAATTCCATTAAAACCAATGTTTAGAGAATCTGCCTATACACCAGTTAAGAAGGTTGTTGGTGAGAAAAAACCAGAAAACTTTGAAGAGATGAAAGAAAAAGTTAGAAGGGCTTGTGATGAAGCTATTAAAAAGAAAGATTTTGTTGTAAACTTGTTAAATAGTAGGAAGAAATAATTTATTTTTTTTTAATATTAATCTTTTTTAACTTCTTTTAATATCTCAATAAAGTTATCAATGTGCTCTCTTTTAATGTGTGGCATAACAACAACTCTCAAAGCTTTAACGCAGTTGCAAACTGAAACATAAATCCCCTTATCTCTAAGCTTCATGCAAACATCTTTGTAATCTTCATCCTCAATTGCTACAATATTCAATACTGGTTCGATAACAGGATTAAAACCATTTTCTTTTAATTTTTTGTAGAGGTAGAGTGTGTTTTCCATGCACTCACTAACTATCTTCCTCTGCCCCTCTCTACCCAAGTATTTTAAAACAGCATAGGTGCAAGCTCCTCCAAACCCTACCCTTGTTCCTAATATCGTTGCCTGCTTCGTTTCTGTTAAATATGGAGTATAAACGTCTAAATACTTCCTATAGCTTATATCTTTAAATAAAATTCCTCCACTTGGAATTGGACAGTGTCCCATTTTATGTGGGTCAATAGTTATAGAATCAACACCTAAGGAGAAATCAAAATTATAGTTGATATTTTTCTTCTTATACTTTTCCTCTAAAAAAGGAATTACTAAGCCTCCAAAAGCTGCATCTACATGAATGTATATGTTGTTTTCTTTTGCTATCTTGCTTAGCTCTTCTATGTTATCAATAGTCCCAAGTTCCGTAGTTCCAGCTATTCCAACAATGCCATCTATTTCATAATCTTCAACGGCATCTTTAACAAACTTCTCATCTACAGTATAATCTTTCTTCAATGGAGCATATATGTAGCTTAAATCCATCATGTCTCTTCCTTTTTCAAATGAGAAATGGGCAGTTATTGGTATAATAATTTTAGGATGTTCATTTTTTGATAGTCCTTTTCTTCTCTTCTCCCTCCAAATATTTTTTATACACCTTAAAGCCATTAAATTTGCCTCAGTTCCTCCGCTAACTATGTGTCCATAGGCTTTTTTGTTGTTTAATAATGAGCCTAACAATTCTACAGCTTTTTCTTCCAACAATTTAGTTCCTTTGAATAACCCTGGGTCTCCTAAGTTTGTTTCTAAAAACATATCTACAATTTTTCTTGTTATTGGTAATACATTTGAACACATTGAGCCAAAGATTTTTCCATCTTCATACTTTAAATCCAATTTTCTGTAATTCATTAGTTCTTCCAAAATTTCTCTCTCACTAACACCTTTTTCATCCATAATTCTCACGTTATACTCAGCTGTATTTTAAGATAGGTAATAAGATTTTTTCAAATAAAAATCTATCTTTTGAAATTTTGATGTTTTTTAAATAACTACTCCTGGTCATTGAGTATGGTTACAAAAGTAAAGTTATATAAACTAGTGTAACAAAAAATTTAATGATTAATAGTATTAACAATTATGGACAATTATAATAGTTGTCATTGTTATTAGTAAATTTGGTGGCGTTTATGGTAACTGATATCCCAGTAGTTGTTGCTATGTCTGAACCTTTATTTATTAAAAGTTCACTTTCTGCATACGATGCTATGAAAATGATGATTGACAAAGGGAGGAGATATTGTATACTTCTCGATGAAAATAATGGCCCTGTTGGAATAGTTACAATAACAGATATTATAAAACATATTCTTTTAGAAAGAGTACCTCCAGAAAATGTTAAGATTTATGAAATTGCTACAAAAAAACTTGTAACTATCTCACCGGATACATCAATAGAGGAGGCATTAAAAATTATGAAAAAATATGGTGTATCAAAATTACCAATAGTGGATAACGGGAAAATAGTGGGTATAGTAACTGAAAATGAATTAATAGATATTTTGCCATATATAATAGATCCTTTAAAAGAGCTTGTAAATCATTTAATTGATATAATTAATAATGAATTAAAAGAAGAGCAAAAAAAGAAGGAAAAAGTAAAAGTGTTGGTAAAAACTGGTAAGTGATTTAGTCAATTATTAATTTATTTTGGTGAGGGTATGGATTACGATGTAGTTATTGTAGGAGCAGGACCAGCTGGATTATTTGCAGCTTATGAGCTGGTAGAGAAATCTAAGCTAAAAGTTTTGGTTGTTGAGAGAGGAAATGATATAGATGATAGAAAATGCCCTATGTTAGTTACCGGAAAGTGTCTAAAATGTGATACTTGCAATATTATGTATGGTGTTGGAGGAGCTGGAGGGCTAAGTGATGGAACACTCAACCTAAGGCCTGACATCGGAGGGGATTTAACTGAACTCGTTAATGATGAAAATTATGCTTGGCAGTTAGTTTATGAAGTGGATGAAATATTTTTAAAGTTTGGTGCTCCGAGAGATATTTACAAAGGGGATGAGGAAGAGGTTAAAAAGCTTGAGAAAAAAGCTACTCAGGCTGGGATAAAATTCATCCCTATAATTCAAAGGCATATAGGTTCTGACAACACTCCAAAGGTTATTAAAAATATAAAACAATATTTGGAAAGTAGAGGAGTTAAATTTATGATAAATTCTGAAGTAATAGAATTTAAGAGGGGAGAGGTTAAAGTAAAAACTAAAGATGGAATAAAAACGATAAAAACAAAATACATAATTTTAGCTCCAGGAAGAGGAGGGGCAGAGTGGCTTCACAGCATTATGGATAAAGTTAATTTGAAAGCTACCCATGCACCTATAGATGTTGGTGTTAGGGTAGAGGTTCCAGCCCTAATTATGGAGCACATAACCAAAATAAATCACGACCCAAAATTTCATATCTATACAGACACCTACGACGATTTTGTTAGAACTTTTTGCACAAATCCAAATGGATTTGTAGTTAAAGAAGTCTATGATAATTTAATTGGTGTTAATGGACATTCAATGAGGGGAATAAAAAGCAAAAACACAAACTTTGCATTTTTGGTTAGAGTAGAGCTAACTGAACCTGTTGAAGATACAACGAGCTACGGAAGAAATATTGCTCAAATAGCTACAACTATTGGCGGTAATAAGCCAATACTTCAGAGATTGGGAGATTTATTAAAAGGAAGGAGAAGCACTTGGAGTAGAATAAAGAGAAGTATTGTAGAGCCTACATTAAAGGATGTAACCCCTGGAGATATTGCCATGGTTCTTCCACATAGAATTACTACAGATATAATTGAAGGACTAGAAAAGCTTGATAAAATCATTCCAGGAGTTTTTAGCCCTAATACTCTAATTTATGCTCCAGAAATTAAATACTATGCTATGAAGTTGGAAGTAAATGAACATTTAGAAACAAACATAGAGGATGTGTTTGCAGCTGGAGATGGTGCTGGATTAACAAGAGACATAGTTAATGCTGCAGCTACTGGTTTAATAGCTGCAAGGGGAATTTTAATAAAAGAAGGATTATATACTGATGAGGATTTCAAAAAACCAAATAATTGGAAAGAGATTGTAGAAAATCTGTAGTGAGATTATGAAAATGGTTATAGTGATAAGAACTGATTTAGGTATGGGAAAGGGGAAAATGGTTGCTCAAGGTGGACATGCAATAATAGAGGCTTTTTTGGATGCAAAAAGGAAGAATCCAAAAGTTGTTGAGGAATGGTTGAGGGAAGGGCAAAAAAAGGTTGTTGTTAAGGTTAGTTCTGAAAAAGAGCTGATAGATATATACAATAAAGCAAGAAGTGAAGGCTTACCATGTTCAATAATTAGGGATGCTGGGCACACACAGTTAGAGCCAGGAACATTAACTGCCGTTGCCATAGGTCCAGAGAAGGATGAAAAAATAGATAAAATTACAGGGCATTTAAAACTCTTATAAATTTTGCTTAGCATGTTTAAATGCTTTAAAACCACCTATTAATCTTTTGACTTTAAAACCTAATAGCTGTAAGATTAAAGCCATCGTTTGACTCCTCATCCCTCCTCTTGCACAGAAAACAACAATCAATTTATCCCTATCAAGTTTTTTTGCTTCATTTAAAATTCTTTTCAATCCTTTTTCAATAATGTCTATAGCTACATCAATAGCCTTTTCTCTACCCTCCTGTTTGTATATTTTCCCAATCAATGCATGCTCTTCATCTAAAAACAATGGGATGTTTATAGCTCCTGGGATTGTATCTTCTTTAAACTCTCTCGGACTTCTTGTATCCACAATAATAACATCTTCTTTATCCATTAATTTTAAGAGATCGCTTACAGTAATGGTGTTTTTAACGAGCTCTCCTCCAATAGTCTTTAAAAATTTGTTTATATCTATTCTTTCAAAATATACATCGTAATCTTTAAATTTCATTACACCAACTTTTTTGTCTTTTAAGAATTCTTTGGATGTATTTAATATAAAAGAGGCTAATTCACCTTCAATTTTTCCAGCTAATATTTTTTTACCGTTTGTTATCATTTTCCGCCCATCATTTAAAACAATGCATAAAACAACATCCTCGGTAAATGTTACCAGCCGAGCTAAAATTTCTTCATCCATTTTCTCCCTCAATTAATTTATGTTCCTTTAATTTTTCTTTAATAAATTCATCTATTATTTTAGCTGATTTTTTGACATCTTCGTTATAAACTATCAAATCAGGTTTTATTTTTTTCACATTTCTCATATAATGCTCTCTATAAAGCTTCTCCTCAATCAATTTTGCCGCTTCATAGTAGTTATCTTGCTTTATCAGTTCTATTATATTATCAACAGCTTCAATCATCTCTGGTTTTTTAAAACTATTCCTTAATATTAAAAACTTGTTTATTAAAATTTCTTTCTCCCTTTCATTTTTTGGTTTGTAAATTGTGACTAATCTGTTTATTTGGCACTCATAAGGGCAATCAATTAAAATTTTATAGGTGTAGTTTTTAATATCTGCCAACAATTCTGGGATTTTTAACTTCTTTTCTCCTCCAATCTTTCTTCCCTCATATTCTACAACTGCATAACCAATTTTTTTAGCCTCCTCAATCTCTTTATTAATTAGCTCATCAAACTCTTCTTGAGTTCTCATGCTTAAGTGGTAGAGGTCGCCTAATATGCTCCCTCTCGTCCTTGCGATTTCCTCAATATCAATTACAGGATGACATTTTTTTAACTCCTGAAGTATTTCAGTCTTTCCACAGCCTGTTTTTCCAAACAATCCAAAGATAATCATAATTTCACCAAAAATTTGTTTTATGTTTTGGTATAAATATGTTGGGCTAATTAATTTATATATCATTATCTATGTTGGCAAAAGTTTTAAATATAATTAAAAAATTTAACTAAGATTAAAAAGTATGGTGAACCTATGAAAGATACAAAAAAGAACAAAAATAAAAAAGAAACTATCGTTGATAAAATATTAAATAAATTGAAGTTTCTTGCATGTTCAACATGTTCGTGTAAAAATAATTGTATTAAAAAGAAATTAAATAAATAAATTATTTTTTAACGATTTCACATCCTCCAGGTGGTAAAACCCTCA encodes:
- a CDS encoding selenouridine synthase SelU-like subunit; translated protein: MDEEILARLVTFTEDVVLCIVLNDGRKMITNGKKILAGKIEGELASFILNTSKEFLKDKKVGVMKFKDYDVYFERIDINKFLKTIGGELVKNTITVSDLLKLMDKEDVIIVDTRSPREFKEDTIPGAINIPLFLDEEHALIGKIYKQEGREKAIDVAIDIIEKGLKRILNEAKKLDRDKLIVVFCARGGMRSQTMALILQLLGFKVKRLIGGFKAFKHAKQNL
- a CDS encoding selenouridine synthase SelU-like subunit, with the translated sequence MIIFGLFGKTGCGKTEILQELKKCHPVIDIEEIARTRGSILGDLYHLSMRTQEEFDELINKEIEEAKKIGYAVVEYEGRKIGGEKKLKIPELLADIKNYTYKILIDCPYECQINRLVTIYKPKNEREKEILINKFLILRNSFKKPEMIEAVDNIIELIKQDNYYEAAKLIEEKLYREHYMRNVKKIKPDLIVYNEDVKKSAKIIDEFIKEKLKEHKLIEGENG